Proteins encoded by one window of Oceanibaculum indicum P24:
- the queE gene encoding 7-carboxy-7-deazaguanine synthase, producing the protein MTYSVKELFKTLQGEGAQAGRAAVFCRFAGCNLWTGREEDRAGAVCRFCDTDFVGTDGEGGGKFRDADALAEAIAACWGTGTARRYVVFTGGEPLLQLDKALVDAVHARGFEIAIETNGTLEPPPGIDWICVSPKEGADWVLRRGDELKLVYPQPGLGPDGMTALSFRHFWLQPMDGPARAENTAAAVAYCLDHPDWRLSVQTHKMIGIP; encoded by the coding sequence ATGACCTATTCGGTGAAAGAGCTGTTCAAGACCCTGCAGGGCGAAGGCGCACAGGCCGGCCGCGCCGCCGTGTTCTGCCGCTTTGCCGGCTGCAATCTATGGACCGGGCGCGAGGAGGATCGCGCCGGCGCGGTGTGCCGGTTCTGCGACACCGATTTCGTCGGCACCGATGGCGAAGGCGGCGGCAAATTCCGCGATGCCGATGCCCTGGCCGAGGCCATCGCCGCCTGCTGGGGCACTGGGACAGCACGCCGCTATGTCGTGTTCACCGGCGGCGAGCCGCTGCTGCAGCTTGACAAAGCGCTGGTGGATGCGGTTCATGCGCGCGGTTTCGAGATCGCCATCGAGACCAACGGCACGCTGGAACCGCCGCCCGGCATCGACTGGATCTGCGTCAGCCCGAAGGAAGGCGCCGACTGGGTGCTGCGTCGGGGCGACGAGCTGAAGCTGGTCTATCCGCAGCCTGGGCTTGGCCCGGACGGCATGACCGCCCTGTCCTTCCGGCATTTCTGGCTGCAGCCGATGGACGGGCCGGCGCGGGCGGAGAATACGGCGGCGGCGGTGGCCTATTGCCTCGACCACCCGGACTGGCGGCTGAGCGTGCAGACCCACAAGATGATCGGTATCCCGTGA
- a CDS encoding 6-pyruvoyl trahydropterin synthase family protein: MFELSKEFRFDAAHTLNRAIEAESSRRIHGHSYRAQVTVRGTPDPETGMIVDLGMLSRLMEDARQALDHHFLDEVEGLGPATMENLSAWIWRRLDGQVPGLACVTVLRDSSGETCRYFGPAA, from the coding sequence ATGTTCGAGTTGAGCAAGGAATTCAGGTTCGATGCGGCGCACACGCTGAACCGCGCCATCGAGGCCGAGTCCAGCCGGCGCATCCACGGCCATTCCTACCGCGCCCAGGTGACGGTGCGCGGCACGCCCGATCCGGAAACCGGCATGATCGTCGATCTGGGCATGCTGTCGCGCCTGATGGAGGATGCACGGCAGGCGCTCGACCATCATTTCCTCGACGAGGTGGAGGGGCTGGGCCCGGCCACGATGGAGAATCTCAGCGCCTGGATCTGGCGGCGGCTCGACGGCCAGGTACCGGGCCTCGCCTGCGTGACCGTGCTGCGCGACAGCAGCGGCGAAACCTGCCGCTATTTCGGTCCTGCTGCATGA
- a CDS encoding PstS family phosphate ABC transporter substrate-binding protein, which yields MKKFSAALAVAAGLLVSTSAIAQGVDPNLPSYKPTSGVSGSLKSIGSDTLNNLMTLWAEGFLAQYPNVKIEIEGKGSSTAPPALIAGTAQFGPMSRPMKSKEIDDFEKKYGYKPTPIRSAVDALAVYAHKDNPVNCLSMQQIDAIFSKTRKGGESADITTWGQVGATGEWASMPISLYGRNSASGTYGYFKEVALFDGDYKDSVKEQPGSSTVVQGVASDKGGIGYSGVGYKTADVKFIEIKGADGKCYGPTAENAYSGNFPIARFLYIYVNKNPNQALDPVRGEFIRYIYSKQGQEAVVKDGFFPVNQGLAAEDLKSFGLM from the coding sequence ATGAAGAAGTTTTCTGCCGCGCTGGCCGTTGCCGCCGGCCTGCTGGTTTCGACCAGCGCCATTGCGCAGGGGGTCGATCCGAACCTGCCGTCCTACAAGCCGACCAGCGGCGTTTCGGGCAGCCTGAAGTCGATCGGTTCCGACACGCTGAACAACCTGATGACGCTGTGGGCCGAAGGCTTCCTGGCGCAGTACCCGAACGTGAAGATCGAGATCGAGGGCAAGGGCTCCTCGACCGCGCCGCCTGCGCTGATCGCCGGCACCGCGCAGTTCGGCCCGATGTCGCGCCCGATGAAGTCGAAGGAAATCGACGATTTCGAGAAGAAGTACGGCTACAAGCCGACCCCGATCCGCTCGGCGGTCGATGCGCTGGCCGTCTATGCGCACAAGGACAATCCGGTCAACTGCCTGTCCATGCAGCAGATCGATGCGATCTTCTCCAAGACCCGCAAGGGCGGCGAGAGCGCCGACATCACCACCTGGGGCCAGGTTGGCGCCACCGGTGAGTGGGCCAGCATGCCGATCTCGCTCTATGGCCGTAACTCGGCTTCGGGCACCTATGGCTACTTCAAGGAAGTCGCGCTGTTCGACGGCGACTACAAGGACAGCGTGAAGGAGCAGCCGGGTTCCTCCACCGTGGTGCAGGGCGTTGCCTCCGACAAGGGCGGCATCGGCTACTCCGGCGTCGGCTACAAGACCGCCGACGTGAAGTTCATCGAGATCAAGGGTGCCGACGGCAAGTGCTACGGCCCGACCGCCGAGAACGCCTATTCGGGTAACTTCCCGATCGCGCGTTTCCTCTACATCTACGTGAACAAGAACCCGAACCAGGCGCTTGACCCGGTCCGTGGCGAGTTCATCCGCTACATCTACTCCAAGCAGGGTCAGGAAGCGGTCGTGAAGGACGGCTTCTTCCCGGTTAACCAGGGCCTCGCCGCCGAGGACCTGAAGAGCTTCGGCCTGATGTAA
- the queC gene encoding 7-cyano-7-deazaguanine synthase QueC encodes MKDNAALVLFSGGQDSTACLAWALDRFERVATVGFDYGQRHRVELECRQTVRDAIAATFPTWATKLGEDHLLPLDVLKGISDTALTGEGEIAFQENGLPNTFVPGRNLLFFTFAAAIAYRRGMKHLVGGMCETDYSGYPDCRDDTLKALQVALTLGMDTRLVIHTPLMWIDKAETWRLTERLGGAPLVEITRDLTHSCYLGDRTKVHDWGHGCGSCPACELRAEGWRRYRAG; translated from the coding sequence ATGAAGGACAACGCCGCCCTCGTGCTGTTCTCCGGCGGGCAGGATTCGACCGCCTGCCTGGCCTGGGCGCTGGACCGGTTCGAGCGGGTCGCGACCGTGGGCTTCGATTACGGCCAGCGCCACCGGGTGGAGCTGGAGTGCCGCCAGACCGTGCGTGACGCCATCGCCGCCACTTTCCCGACCTGGGCCACAAAGCTGGGCGAGGATCATCTGCTGCCGCTGGACGTGCTGAAGGGCATCAGCGACACCGCGCTGACCGGCGAGGGAGAGATCGCCTTCCAGGAGAATGGCCTGCCCAATACCTTCGTGCCCGGCCGCAACCTGCTGTTCTTCACCTTCGCCGCCGCCATCGCCTACCGGCGCGGCATGAAGCATCTGGTCGGCGGCATGTGCGAGACCGACTATTCCGGCTATCCGGACTGCCGTGACGACACGCTGAAGGCGCTGCAGGTCGCGCTGACGCTGGGCATGGACACGCGGCTGGTCATCCATACGCCGCTGATGTGGATCGACAAGGCAGAGACCTGGCGGCTGACCGAGCGGCTAGGCGGCGCGCCGCTGGTGGAAATCACGCGCGACCTCACCCACAGCTGCTATCTGGGCGACCGCACAAAGGTCCATGACTGGGGTCATGGCTGCGGCAGCTGCCCGGCCTGCGAGTTGCGCGCCGAGGGCTGGCGGCGCTACCGGGCCGGCTGA